One window of Puntigrus tetrazona isolate hp1 unplaced genomic scaffold, ASM1883169v1 S000000575, whole genome shotgun sequence genomic DNA carries:
- the hmgb2b gene encoding LOW QUALITY PROTEIN: high mobility group protein B2b (The sequence of the model RefSeq protein was modified relative to this genomic sequence to represent the inferred CDS: deleted 2 bases in 1 codon), with amino-acid sequence KRDEHKRKSPDVPVNFSEFSKKCSERWKTLSASDKTRFEDMAKADKVRYDREMKNYVPPKGVGKTGRKKKDPNAPKRPPSAFFIFCSEYRPTVKSENPSLSIGEIAKKLGEMWSKQSTKDRGPFEQKAVKLREKYEKEVAAYRAGGVASKRGPGRPTGSTKKAQADDDDGDDDDEDDEDEDDDDDDDDDDDE; translated from the exons AAGCGCGATGAACACAAGCGCAAGAGTCCCGACGTTCCCGTCAACTTCTCCGAGTTCTCCAAGAAGTGCTCCGAGCGATGGAAG ACCCTGAGCGCTTCAGACAAGACCAGGTTCGAAGACATGGCCAAAGCGGATAAAGTTCGCTACGACAGGGAGATGAAGAATTACGTGCCGCCCAAAGGCGTGGGCAAGACGGGCAGGAAGAAGAAGGATCCCAACGCCCCGAAGCGCCCCCC ATCTGCGTTCTTCATCTTTTGCTCGGAGTACCGGCCGACGGTGAAGAGCGAGAACCCGAGTCTGTCCATCGGTGAGATCGCCAAGAAGCTGGGCGAGATGTGGTCGAAGCAGAGCACCAAAGACCGCGGGCCGTTCGAGCAGAAGGCCGTCAAACTGCGCGAGAAATACGAGAAG GAGGTTGCGGCGTATCGCgcagggggcgtggcctctaaGAGGGGGCCGGGCCGGCCGACGGGATCGACTAAAAAGGCCCAGGCCGACGACGACGACGGtgatgacgatgatgaagaCGACGAGGATGAGGACGATGATGACGACGAc gatgatgatgatgacgagtAG